The genomic DNA CAGGTGAATTGGGTATCAATCGTAATACGGTTGCCCTGGCTTATAAGCGACTTACGGACGCAGGTTTTGTCATATCCAGAGGCCGAAATGGAACTATTGTACGTGAACACATTATGCTCACTGATATTGAAGGTAGTGCGTCTAACCTTGTGCTTCGTGACCTCGCCAGCGGCAACCCTGCAGTCACACTTCTGCCTTCAATGAGCCAACTTGCCGTGCATATCCAAAACACGCCGGGTCTGTACGGTGAAACCGTGATCCGCCCTGAACTTGAGGCTCTGGGGCTTGAATGGTTAAAACAAGATATAGGATCACCTTTTGATTTAAATCTGACTAACGGTGCTGTTGATGCTATTGAAAAGGTACTTACCAGCTATTTGATTGCTGGAGATCGTGTGGCTGTTGAAGACCCTTGCTTCCTCAGTAGCATCAGCACTCTGCGCCATAACCGCTTTCAGGTTGCTCCTGTGGAAATAGATGTCGAAGGGATGAAAATTGAGTCGCTTTCACGGCAGCTTTCTGCTGGCGTGAAAGCGGTGATTATTACTCCACGTGCCCACAATCCTACCGGTTTTAGCCTCAGTTTTAAGCGTGCTGAAGGTATTCGTACTCTCCTGGCTAGTCATCCTCACGTTCTGGTGATAGTGGATGATCACTTTTCATTGCTCTCAACACATGACTACTACCACATTGTTCCGGGAAATACCCGCAACTGGGTACTCATCCGTTCCATGTCAAAGAGCTTGGGACCTGATTTACGTATGGCCTTTGTCGCAAGCGATGCAGATACCTCACAGCGCTTGCGCCTGCGCCTGAATTCGGGGACTAACTGGGTAAGTCATATTTTGCAGGATATGGTTGTTGGTCATATGCATTCATCTGGCTTCCAGAAGTCAATCTTGTCCGCACGTGAGAGTTATTTTGAAAAAAGAGAGTTGATGGTCAATGCGCTAAAACAACATGGCGTCAAAGTTCCAGACCATCATGATGGCCTCAATGTGTGGATTCCGTTGACACAGAACAGCGCTCCAATTGTTATGCAAATGGCCCAACGGGGTTGGCTTATTCGGGGTGGGGAAGGTTTCAACCTGAACAATTCTGGCTCCGGGGTGCGAATCACCATTTCAGATCTTGATGCAACGGAAACTAAACTAATCGCGAAATCTCTGGCTGAGATACTGACACAATAGTAATAGATTCTCGCCATATAAACGGTCTGAACAGACCTGCATATTGATAATGGAGTTATTTGTAATGCACGTACATTTCATCGTACATGAGGATTTTGAAGCACCTGGCGCCTACGAAATATGGGCTAGAAATCACGGACACGATGTGACTTTCACTCGTGTTTATGATGGTGATAAACTGCCACAAGAAGCCGAAAACATTGATTTTCTCATCGTTATGGGGGGGCCGCAAACTCCGATAACAACACAAGAAGATTGTGCGCACTTTAACTCTAAAAATGAGCAGATATTGATTGATTCCGCTGTTAAAACTGGCAAGGCCGTTATCGGTGTTTGCCTCGGATCGCAACTTATTGGCGAAGCGTTGGGTGCGCCGTTTGACCACAGTCCTGAAAAAGAAATAGGTAAATTTCCAATCACACTAACTGAAGATGGTTGCAAAGATGAGATGTTCTCTCACTTTGCAAAAACACTTGAAGTTGGCCACTGGCATAACGACATGCCGGGGCTGACGCCAGATGCAAAAATTATTGCTTATAGCGAAGGTTGCCCACGTCAGATAGTCGCATACACAGATCGCGTATTTGGTTTCCAGTGTCACATGGAACTTACACGGGACGTTGTTGAAATGCTAATTGCTAATTCTGAGAAAGATTTAAGTTGTGCCGCAGATTTCCGCTTCGTCAACACTCCAGAAGAACTACGTTCGCACGATTACAATGAAATGAATCAGGTGCTATTTAGTTTTCTGGATAAGCTGGAAGCTCGTTATAAATCTTTTTAAACATAAAGTAAGGACCATGTACATATTGCGGGGAGTCGACGTTACTAAGAACAATTGTGTATGCGGTTAATATGGTATTTAACATAAGATAGATTGTGCGAAATAAGTCATTGAAACTAATGGAGTTAATATATAGGCTTTCACTATTATCTCCAGGGTTCATGTCTCATCGTGTCCTGAGACTGGCTGAGTATACGAATGATCGTTACCACCGAATGTGATGACAAAAAATATACCATGTGCTGTTCCACCGGCAGCGAACAGATATTTTCTCCCAGCTCTGCGCGATGTGTGCCGATGTCATGCATGGCCAGAACGTCAAACACCGCTGCTATACGGCCGATATACGCATCCGCCTGAACAACCCCGAATTGTCTGAAGCTGTTGTCCCAGATAGCCTCCAGATCTTCTTCTGCTTTTGGTGTCAGCTCAATCTCTTTCATTTGCCACCCTGGCCCTGACATTTTTCAGGAATGCATCCTTGTTCCATGGTTTCGCCTCGCCGCTGCTGATTCCTTCG from Enterobacter sp. 638 includes the following:
- the ptsJ gene encoding transcriptional regulator PtsJ, with amino-acid sequence MNINGKTAGDIFEQIRAMIQAGELVPGMMLPTLRELAGELGINRNTVALAYKRLTDAGFVISRGRNGTIVREHIMLTDIEGSASNLVLRDLASGNPAVTLLPSMSQLAVHIQNTPGLYGETVIRPELEALGLEWLKQDIGSPFDLNLTNGAVDAIEKVLTSYLIAGDRVAVEDPCFLSSISTLRHNRFQVAPVEIDVEGMKIESLSRQLSAGVKAVIITPRAHNPTGFSLSFKRAEGIRTLLASHPHVLVIVDDHFSLLSTHDYYHIVPGNTRNWVLIRSMSKSLGPDLRMAFVASDADTSQRLRLRLNSGTNWVSHILQDMVVGHMHSSGFQKSILSARESYFEKRELMVNALKQHGVKVPDHHDGLNVWIPLTQNSAPIVMQMAQRGWLIRGGEGFNLNNSGSGVRITISDLDATETKLIAKSLAEILTQ
- a CDS encoding type 1 glutamine amidotransferase, producing MHVHFIVHEDFEAPGAYEIWARNHGHDVTFTRVYDGDKLPQEAENIDFLIVMGGPQTPITTQEDCAHFNSKNEQILIDSAVKTGKAVIGVCLGSQLIGEALGAPFDHSPEKEIGKFPITLTEDGCKDEMFSHFAKTLEVGHWHNDMPGLTPDAKIIAYSEGCPRQIVAYTDRVFGFQCHMELTRDVVEMLIANSEKDLSCAADFRFVNTPEELRSHDYNEMNQVLFSFLDKLEARYKSF
- a CDS encoding type II toxin-antitoxin system RelE/ParE family toxin — encoded protein: MKEIELTPKAEEDLEAIWDNSFRQFGVVQADAYIGRIAAVFDVLAMHDIGTHRAELGENICSLPVEQHMVYFLSSHSVVTIIRILSQSQDTMRHEPWR